One part of the Mytilus trossulus isolate FHL-02 chromosome 11, PNRI_Mtr1.1.1.hap1, whole genome shotgun sequence genome encodes these proteins:
- the LOC134689824 gene encoding uncharacterized protein LOC134689824 encodes MEFNNGIEFGETNKFSEEEDLRTLSVDHLMNRLEKSLSVSVDKVEKMLNKKLEASDLIRLCHIGIELANAQCRSSKRRMSAGSDENSPNKKNSKGIKVKTPIHSSIPTDLKRRITEMDYSSHTGPPTEIDDNKKRWLVIGICLHSILSPALRKYVEPVVTNFYNSLRLSHQIDKQNFIGHLKIYGAVDIKYLNYKAINNNKKTFGNRTPHYDYKVQNAVDLAKLFLEINMAHYKRFDESCDASALLGLIVNIDKFPGNIQSATEYVRSEIRNRWAHCNFTEWNSGMYNKSLQKIEDFINLLPLNATEKNQTIGELNKWKTNGDYMYFR; translated from the exons ATGGAATTTAACAATGGTATTGAATTTGGTGAAACCAACAAATTTTCTGAAGAAGAAGATTTGAGAACTTTGAGTGTTGATCACTTGATGAATCGGTTAGAAAAAAGTTTGTCAGTGTCAGTTGATAAAGTAgaaaaaatgttgaacaaaAAACTTGAGGCTAGTGACTTAATTCGGTTGTGTCACATTGGAATAGAGCTAGCAAATGCCCAGTGTAGAAGCAGCAAGAGACGGATGTCAGCTGGAAGTGACGAAAACTCTCCTAATAAAAAGAATTCAAAGGGAATCAAA GTCAAAACCCCGATACATAGTTCAATTCCAACTGATCTAAAGAGAAGAATAACCGAAATGGATTATTCGTCACATACAG GTCCACCAACAGAAATAGATGACAACAAGAAAAGATGGCTTGTGATCGGAATCTGTTTGCACAGTATTTTGTCGCCTGCTTTACGAAAATATGTGGAGCCTGTTGTTACCAACTTTTACAACTCGCTTAGGCTCTCTCATCAGATTGACAAACAAAATTTCATAGGACATCTAAAAATTTATGGCGCAGTAGATATCAAATACCTCAATTATAAGGCaatcaacaataacaaaaagactTTTGGTAATCGAACACCCCATTATGATTACAAGGTACAGAATGCTGTGGATTTGGCAAAGTTATTCCTGGAGATCAATATGGCACATTACAAAAGATTCGACGAGTCATGTGATGCATCGGCTTTGCTTGGATTAATAGTTAATATAGACAAGTTTCCTGGAAACATACAGAGTGCTACAGAATAT GTCAGATCAGAAATAAGAAATCGATGGGCTCACTGCAACTTTACAGAGTGGAATTCTGGAATGTACAACAAGTCACTACAGAAAATCGAAGATTTCATTAATCTGCTTCCTTTGAatgcaacagaaaaaaatcaaaccataGGGGAATTGAACAAATGGAAGACCAATGGTGATTACATGTACTTTAGATGA
- the LOC134689825 gene encoding serine/threonine-protein phosphatase 6 regulatory ankyrin repeat subunit A-like, with product MRYTDAYNQVFFIDDICGRFTTNRQKIEDWMRLDEFFKPILRKGMTKILATCRTEVFLEEIFQATFELFNKSSYNLSEKYSFKDKLVIAGKYLNQDEEMLSATLQNVDFTPLMCYMCAKHEHFDINDFLNSPYDTFCKEWNKLKYLDKEKYCVLFLCVLYNGKIDESIVDISKQLDKDDLLKLGDIFECCNLGRDTSRSAIKDKLNACIDTYFIKVDKEYKIIHDKMFDFLCCYFGKALITQILKFADDKLICERVQLESIHKPNSEFAIIISINDESKYVERLKKDVENGKIHWCLNNVQMRYKEYREKLVDLLKNLDYDLKKRLINTKDVTGINSYITSCLRGYEELVNFFVSVGANVDARNGWFTPLTAACRDGHLKTVEILLNKGSHINKTNVDGETPMYTACFGGHYALVELLIDRSADINKINNTNHSSLYVSCLSGHDNVARLLINSGVNVFECSDSLIGATCGGSVKLVETLLTKGVDVNVVDMQGRTALLIACEEGYTNIVKLLIDKKADINKVDKIGSTPLHAACYAGINDIVQILINNLADVNMLDKYRETPLHKSCRKGYVNVIQTLLANGADKNKANRDGYTPGDLAETEGKLADINMLKFLETVPLGKLKGIRISKSHDGKFKKQSVEAEQYKWTPLYKACDRGDVETVKTLLLNRANVNMKTNNGELPLIAACQQGHGILIQMLLDKGADINQSLLTAIQRDYERTVNILLCKRGCFGDDVNTLMTLACKAGSIKTIRILLEKGADINHVDSNKNIPICIACTKGFFHIVELLIKRGSKLNYRCKDGKTPLYQACELGFQTIAEMLIVNGADVNEIYADRKALQHNNDLYKRLTEKVLVSNIPDKDGRYPLFLSIDRGFYLISEYLVQKDYHIAMLEDDRKTALISVFQSGKNDLSYLLVSKGYTTNLTNFNATMLYYACKLGLSEKVRTLHENKVDLKMVYKDGYTPFLLADIAGNDDLSAYISEQCNYTFISDKTFKIVNRGYNRDKRYEYLFQACMNGHTEALINETVLSKLNINIFFKPREHNYIIWFEQTPLCLAIRRGHKKVIELLLKYGANVNLTFKKKCVLRRDNLSPTIQYGYTPLFAAFQRKFDKITNILLDSGADLEETLYDACREGYIDAVQFLIKKGADVNSCVRYGQTALYAACIGGFDTIVKFLIERGANINQLGDSTCLYAACLAGNHKVVQLLIDSGASVDAVTNNRSCLHTACEEGNNKIIEIIIENGGDINACDLYGITPLMVYVLKNKMDFPSGKNFGLSEFRRRFHPVTSDYPYQWESCKLSQPELKYNDLTDSQYKVIQQLIKHGANIQSKDVFGRTPLSVAKETKDEKLVELILGKEIDIDLKTNSGETLTSEALFENYQD from the coding sequence ATGCGGTATACGGACGCCTATAATCAGGTGTTTTTTATAGATGACATATGTGGTAGATTTACAACAAATAGACAGAAGATCGAGGATTGGATGAGACTTgatgaatttttcaaacctaTTCTTCGGAAGGGAATGACAAAAATACTGGCTACTTGTCGTACAGAAGTCTTCCTCGAAGAAATATTCCAAGCCACATTTGAGTTATTCAATAAATCTTCATACaatttatctgaaaaatattcatttaaagatAAATTAGTCATTGCTGGAAAATATCTAAACCAAGATGAAGAAATGTTATCAGCTACTTTACAAAACGTTGACTTCACCCCATTAATGTGCTATATGTGTGCCAAACATGAACACTTTGATATCAATGACTTCTTAAACAGTCCATACGATACGTTCTGTAAGGAATGGAATAAGCTGAAATATTTAGACAAAGAGAAATACTGTGTTTTATTCCTATGTGTTTTATATAACGGGAAAATTGATGAATCTATAGTTGATATTTCTAAACAGTTAGACAAGGATGATCTACTGAAATTAGGAGACATTTTTGAATGCTGTAATTTAGGCCGTGACACATCCCGTTCAGCAATAAAAGACAAACTGAATGCCTGTATTGACACTTACTTCATAAAAGTAGACAAAGAGTACaaaattatacatgataaaatgTTTGACTTTCTGTGTTGTTATTTTGGAAAAGCATTAATTACACAGATTCTCAAATTCGCAGATGATAAACTTATATGTGAACGTGTACAACTAGAGTCAATACACAAACCAAATAGTGAATTTGCAATAATTATTTCGATAAATGATGAAAGCAAGTATGTAGAGCGGCTGAAGAAGGATGTTGAAAATGGAAAGATACACTGGTGTTTGAACAATGTGCAAATGAGATACAAAGAATATAGAGAAAAGTTGGTGGATCTTCTTAAAAATCTTGACTATGACTTGAAAAAGAGATTAATCAACACCAAGGACGTCACGGGGATTAATTCCTATATAACGTCCTGCTTGCGAGGATATGAAGAgcttgttaatttttttgtgtcTGTAGGAGCTAATGTTGATGCCAGAAATGGATGGTTCACGCCCTTAACAGCTGCGTGTCGGGATGGGCATTTAAAGACAGTCGAAATTCTTCTAAATAAAGGATCACacataaataaaactaatgttGATGGTGAAACTCCAATGTATACTGCTTGTTTTGGTGGTCATTATGCTTTAGTTGAACTTTTGATAGATAGAAGTGCtgatattaacaaaataaataatactaatCATTCATCTTTGTATGTTTCGTGTTTGAGTGGTCATGATAACGTAGCAAGACTTTTGATTAACAGTGGAGTTAATGTTTTCGAATGTAGTGATTCACTTATAGGTGCCACCTGTGGAGGCAGTGTTAAACTAGTTGAAACACTTCTTACAAAAGGAGTCGATGTAAATGTTGTCGATATGCAAGGGAGAACTGCTTTATTAATTGCATGCGAGGAAGGCTATACTAATATAGTCAAATTGCTTATTGACAAAAAAGCAGATATTAATAAGGTCGACAAAATTGGCAGCACACCTCTGCATGCTGCTTGCTATGCTGGAATCAATGATATAgtgcaaattttgataaacaatttgGCAGATGTAAATATGCTGGATAAATATAGGGAAACACCTTTGCATAAATCATGTAGAAAAGGATATGTAAATGTAATACAAACGCTCTTGGCAAATGGAGCAGACAAAAACAAAGCCAATAGAGACGGTTATACCCCTGGAGACTTGGCAGAAACCGAAGGTAAACTTGCGGATataaacatgttgaaatttcTAGAGACAGTACCCCTAGGAAAACTTAAAGGAATACGTATAAGTAAAAGCCACGACGGCAAATTTAAGAAACAATCCGTGGAAGCGGAACAATATAAATGGACACCGTTATATAAAGCATGTGACCGGGGTGACGTTGAAACTGTTAAAACACTTTTACTAAACAGGGCAAACGTtaacatgaaaacaaacaatGGTGAACTACCGTTGATTGCTGCTTGTCAACAAGGCCATGGTATATTAATACAGATGTTGCTTGACAAGGGAGCGGatataaatcaatcattgttaACTGCTATTCAGAGGGACTATGAAAGAACAGTTAATATTCTTTTATGCAAGAGAGGGTGTTTTGGAGATGATGTGAACACCCTCATGACATTGGCATGCAAAGCGGGTTCGATAAAGACGATCAGAATTCTTTTAGAGAAAGGTGCTGACATCAATCATGTCGACAGCAATAAAAATATACCTATTTGCATCGCATGCACTAAGGGATTCTTTCATATAGTGGAGTTACTTATTAAAAGAGGTTCGAAGTTGAACTATCGTTGTAAAGACGGAAAAACACCTTTATATCAAGCATGCGAGCTTGGATTTCAAACAATAGCAGAAATGCTAATCGTAAATGGGGCAGatgttaatgaaatatatgCGGATAGAAAAGCTTTGCAACACAATAACGATTTATACAAGCGTCTGACAGAGAAAGTTTTAGTATCTAACATACCAGATAAAGATGGAAGATATCCTCTTTTCTTATCAATAGATAGAGGGTTTTATCTGATATCAGAGTATTTAGTACAAAAGGATTACCATATAGCAATGTTAGAAGATGATAGAAAGACAGCTTTGATTTCAGTATTTCAGAGTGGAAAAAATGACTTATCATATTTGCTTGTATCAAAAGGTTATACAActaatttaacaaactttaatgCCACTATGTTATATTATGCATGTAAGTTAGGTCTATCTGAAAAGGTTCGGACTTTGCATGAAAATAAAGTTGACTTAAAAATGGTATATAAAGATGGATACACACCTTTTTTATTAGCAGACATTGCCGGAAATGATGATTTGTCGGCGTATATAAGCGAACAGTGCAATTATACGTTTATATCggacaaaacttttaaaatagtaAACAGAGGATATAACCGTGACAAGAGATATGAATATCTATTTCAAGCATGTATGAATGGACACACTGAAGCACTCATAAATGAAACAGTGCTTTCAAAACtgaatatcaatattttctttaaacctAGAGAACACAATTACATTATTTGGTTTGAACAAACCCCATTGTGTTTAGCCATTAGAAGAGGACACAAAAAAGTAATAGAATTACTGTTAAAATATGGCGCTAATGTAAATctaacctttaaaaaaaagtgtgttttACGAAGGGATAATTTATCCCCCACTATTCAATATGGATATACTCCATTGTTTGCAGCCTTCCaaagaaaatttgataaaattactAATATACTTTTAGATAGTGGGGCAGATTTAGAGGAAACTTTGTACGATGCTTGTCGGGAAGGCTACATTGACGCTGTCCaatttctaattaaaaaagGTGCTGATGTTAATTCATGTGTTCGGTATGGCCAGACAGCGCTGTATGCTGCATGTATCGGCGGATTCGATACAATAGTTAAGTTCCTTATAGAGCGAGGAGCGAACATTAATCAGTTGGGTGATTCAACGTGTTTGTATGCTGCATGCCTTGCTGGTAATCATAAGGTAGTCCAACTTTTAATAGATAGTGGGGCTTCTGTTGATGCAGTAACGAATAATCGATCTTGCCTTCATACAGCGTGTGAAGAAGGAAATAACAAGATTATCGAAATAATCATTGAGAATGGGGGTGATATAAATGCCTGTGATTTATATGGCATAACACCATTAATggtatatgtattaaaaaataaaatggatttCCCTTCGGGAAAAAATTTTGGTTTGTCAGAATTCAGAAGAAGATTCCATCCAGTGACATCAGATTATCCTTATCAATGGGAGAGTTGTAAACTTTCACAACCTGAACTAAAATACAATGATCTTACCGACAGCCAATACAAAGTGATTCAGCAACTGATAAAACATGGAGCAAATATTCAATCTAAAGATGTATTTGGAAGAACACCATTGTCAGTAGCTAAAGaaacaaaagatgaaaaattAGTTGAACTGATTTTAGGTAAAGAAATCGATAttgatttgaaaacaaatagtgGAGAGACACTAACATCTGAAGCACTATTCGAAAACTATCAGGATTAA